From Pseudomonas fluorescens, one genomic window encodes:
- a CDS encoding response regulator, whose protein sequence is MIRVLVAEDHTIVREGIKQLIGMAKDLQVVGEASNGEQLLETLRHVPCEVVLLDISMPGVNGLEAIPRIRALNNPPAILVLSMHDEAQMAARALKVGAAGYATKDSAPSLLLTAIRRVAGGGRYIDPDLADRMVFEVGLTDSRPLHSLLSEREFSVFERLAQGANVNDIAQQLALSSKTISTHKARLMQKLNITSLAELVKYAMEHKLL, encoded by the coding sequence GTGATCCGTGTACTGGTAGCTGAAGACCACACCATTGTCCGCGAAGGCATCAAGCAGTTGATTGGCATGGCCAAGGACCTGCAGGTAGTGGGAGAGGCGAGCAATGGCGAGCAACTGCTGGAGACCCTGCGCCATGTGCCCTGTGAAGTGGTGTTGCTGGACATCTCGATGCCAGGGGTCAATGGCCTGGAGGCGATTCCGCGGATTCGCGCCCTGAACAACCCGCCGGCAATCCTGGTGTTGTCGATGCACGACGAAGCGCAGATGGCGGCGCGGGCGTTGAAGGTTGGCGCTGCCGGCTATGCCACCAAGGACAGCGCCCCCTCATTGCTCCTGACGGCGATTCGCCGAGTGGCGGGCGGTGGGCGCTACATCGACCCGGACCTGGCCGACCGCATGGTCTTCGAGGTCGGGCTGACCGATTCGCGGCCCTTGCATTCGCTGCTCTCGGAGCGTGAATTCTCGGTGTTCGAGCGCCTGGCCCAGGGCGCCAACGTCAACGATATTGCCCAACAACTGGCCTTGAGCAGCAAGACCATCAGTACCCACAAGGCGCGGCTGATGCAGAAGCTCAACATCACCTCGCTGGCGGAACTCGTGAAGTACGCGATGGAGCACAAGCTGCTCTGA
- a CDS encoding PAS domain-containing sensor histidine kinase produces the protein MKRLRCLLVIGCFCLPLMAWAVSTPPARVAQLSSEQREWLAQHSELRVGVVLQAPYAQYDRRLQRLSGANVELMQWLASALKIELSWRNFPDVAQLEQAVREGEVDLAPGLTQTPAGLRLWQFTDPYMRVPQLVVSQQKGAGAVDLEKLDPQTRVAVRMPSAIADYLRSNYTHLNLQGVPLERQALQLLLSQQARYAVIDEAQLSRLSAEAEFAGLAVVGDIGLPQLLRVATRRDWPQLAGIIESALHAIPAKDLEQLHARWLQPKYPRLSESAVFWKNLCLLLAVLMLSAMAIVIWQRRQQHVLEQRLLAAREDIALRTASEEALRLTQFSIDQSTVGILWVNWDSHVRYANRAAEDMLGYVPGGVIDRPLIDFEPNLHMDRWLSLWKRARASEEGPQSFETNCVRADGSILPADVSLSFLRFRDSEYLVVYLNDVTERRRALAALRESEARLQGIAANVPGLVFRLERAPVTGQIDFAYISEGSESLVGYSPTILSHRDMGLRSLVHPDDKASYHQTQDHALDTDSDWSWQGRILTRQGQQRWAEIKAITRQLDDGAYVWDGIVWDISESKRIELELASSREQLRELSAHLESVREEEKARIAREVHDELGQMLTVLKLETSMCELAYAELDPGLSERLNSMKRLIAQLFQLVRDVASALRPPILDAGIASAIEWQARRFEARTQIPCLVQVPDNLPVLSDAKAIGLFRILQEALTNVMRHAQAHTVELTLALESDVLCLTVSDDGVGFVASMSRPTSFGLVGMRERVLIMGGTLVLESMPGEGTSLKVRVPLREVCN, from the coding sequence ATGAAGCGTCTTCGCTGCCTGTTGGTTATCGGCTGTTTTTGCCTTCCCTTGATGGCGTGGGCGGTCTCCACGCCACCTGCGCGCGTTGCGCAGTTGAGCAGCGAACAACGCGAATGGCTGGCGCAGCACAGCGAGTTGCGGGTGGGGGTGGTGCTGCAGGCCCCTTACGCCCAGTACGACCGGCGCTTGCAGCGCTTGTCCGGGGCCAATGTCGAATTGATGCAATGGCTGGCCAGCGCGTTGAAGATTGAGCTGAGCTGGCGCAACTTTCCGGATGTGGCGCAACTGGAACAAGCGGTGCGAGAGGGCGAGGTCGATTTGGCTCCCGGTCTGACCCAGACGCCCGCCGGCCTGCGTTTGTGGCAATTCACCGACCCTTATATGCGCGTGCCGCAATTGGTGGTCAGCCAGCAGAAAGGCGCGGGTGCGGTTGACCTGGAGAAGCTTGACCCGCAAACCCGTGTCGCGGTGCGCATGCCCAGTGCAATCGCCGACTATTTGCGCAGCAATTACACCCATCTCAATCTGCAAGGTGTGCCGCTGGAGCGTCAGGCTTTGCAACTGCTGCTGAGCCAGCAGGCGCGCTACGCGGTGATCGACGAGGCGCAACTGAGTCGCTTGTCCGCTGAAGCGGAATTTGCCGGGCTGGCGGTGGTTGGCGATATCGGTCTGCCGCAGTTGCTGCGGGTCGCCACTCGTCGTGACTGGCCGCAACTGGCCGGTATCATCGAGAGTGCCCTGCACGCCATCCCAGCCAAAGATCTGGAGCAGTTGCACGCGCGTTGGTTGCAACCCAAATACCCGCGCTTGTCCGAGTCTGCGGTGTTCTGGAAAAACCTTTGCCTGCTGCTGGCGGTGCTGATGCTCAGTGCCATGGCCATTGTGATTTGGCAGCGCCGCCAGCAACATGTGCTGGAACAGCGACTGCTCGCCGCCCGCGAAGACATTGCCCTGCGCACCGCCAGCGAGGAGGCGTTGCGCCTGACGCAGTTCTCCATCGATCAAAGCACGGTGGGGATTCTCTGGGTCAATTGGGACAGCCATGTGCGCTACGCCAACCGCGCCGCCGAGGACATGCTTGGCTACGTACCGGGCGGGGTGATCGACCGGCCCTTGATTGATTTCGAGCCCAATCTGCACATGGACCGTTGGCTGAGCCTGTGGAAGCGCGCACGGGCCAGCGAAGAGGGGCCGCAGAGCTTTGAGACCAACTGCGTGCGCGCCGACGGCAGCATCCTGCCGGCCGATGTGAGCCTGAGCTTCCTGCGCTTTCGCGACAGTGAGTATCTGGTGGTCTACCTCAATGACGTCACCGAGCGCCGTCGCGCCCTGGCCGCCTTGCGTGAAAGCGAGGCACGCTTGCAGGGGATTGCCGCCAACGTACCAGGCTTGGTCTTCCGTCTTGAGCGGGCGCCAGTGACAGGACAGATCGATTTTGCCTACATCAGTGAAGGCAGCGAGAGCCTGGTGGGTTACTCGCCGACCATCCTCAGCCATCGCGATATGGGGCTGCGCAGCCTGGTGCATCCGGACGACAAGGCCAGCTATCACCAGACTCAGGACCATGCGCTGGACACCGACAGCGACTGGTCGTGGCAAGGCCGAATCCTGACGCGCCAGGGACAACAACGCTGGGCGGAAATCAAGGCGATTACCCGTCAGCTCGACGATGGCGCCTACGTCTGGGACGGAATTGTCTGGGACATCAGCGAGAGCAAGCGAATCGAGCTGGAACTGGCCAGCTCTCGCGAGCAATTACGTGAATTGTCGGCGCACCTGGAGAGCGTGCGAGAAGAGGAAAAGGCACGTATTGCCAGGGAGGTTCATGATGAGTTGGGTCAGATGCTGACGGTGCTCAAGCTTGAAACGTCGATGTGCGAACTGGCTTACGCCGAGCTCGATCCGGGCCTGAGTGAACGGCTCAACAGCATGAAGCGCCTGATCGCCCAGCTGTTCCAGTTGGTGCGCGATGTGGCTAGCGCGTTGCGTCCCCCGATTCTGGATGCCGGTATAGCCTCCGCCATTGAGTGGCAGGCGCGGCGTTTCGAGGCGCGGACCCAGATCCCGTGCCTGGTCCAGGTGCCGGACAACCTGCCGGTACTCAGTGACGCCAAGGCCATTGGCTTGTTCCGGATCCTTCAGGAAGCCCTGACCAATGTCATGCGCCATGCCCAGGCGCATACTGTGGAACTGACGCTGGCGCTTGAGAGCGATGTGTTATGCCTGACGGTCAGCGATGATGGCGTCGGTTTTGTCGCATCAATGAGTAGGCCGACATCTTTCGGGTTGGTCGGCATGCGTGAACGAGTGTTGATCATGGGCGGTACGCTGGTGCTCGAGAGCATGCCGGGAGAGGGCACCTCGCTCAAGGTGCGGGTGCCGTTGCGCGAAGTCTGCAACTGA
- a CDS encoding alpha/beta hydrolase family protein, giving the protein MPPVYRTALPALCLSLILPCALSVQAAEPAPASVETQPEQRQALSERSQEEAAALQRTVPAQEQQQLQVGSETFLALWKPANTSEAQGVVIILPGSGETADWPQAIAPLRQKLPDADWGSLSLTLPDLQSNAPVPRILDSTPAPLTSATPDKDASTAAPIEQVAGGEDEGTDHPAAQTADELINADAQRIYARIDAAVAFAEQQNARSIVLLGHGTGAYWAARYLSEKQPAQVARLVMVAAQVPPTQASGLAELTAGLKLATLDLYYNDKPLLQRAAQERQQASKRVKEANFRQVSLNALPGNNAAEQEQLVRRVRGWLSPQKSE; this is encoded by the coding sequence ATGCCCCCTGTCTACCGCACGGCACTGCCCGCATTGTGCCTGTCGCTGATATTGCCTTGCGCCCTTTCTGTGCAAGCCGCCGAACCGGCCCCCGCTTCCGTCGAGACACAACCCGAGCAACGCCAGGCTTTGTCGGAGCGTAGCCAGGAGGAAGCCGCAGCCCTGCAACGTACGGTCCCAGCCCAAGAGCAGCAACAGTTGCAGGTCGGCAGCGAAACCTTCCTCGCCCTGTGGAAGCCGGCCAACACCAGTGAAGCCCAGGGCGTGGTGATTATCCTGCCTGGCAGCGGTGAAACAGCTGACTGGCCACAAGCAATTGCGCCCTTGCGCCAGAAATTGCCCGATGCCGACTGGGGCAGCCTGAGTCTCACTCTGCCCGACCTGCAAAGCAATGCCCCGGTGCCACGCATTCTCGACAGCACTCCAGCACCGCTGACCAGCGCAACACCTGACAAGGATGCCAGTACCGCTGCGCCCATCGAGCAAGTGGCCGGCGGTGAGGACGAGGGGACTGATCACCCCGCAGCGCAAACCGCTGATGAGCTGATCAATGCCGACGCGCAGCGCATCTATGCGCGCATTGACGCCGCCGTGGCCTTTGCCGAACAACAGAATGCTCGCAGTATCGTCCTTCTCGGACATGGCACCGGGGCCTATTGGGCCGCACGTTACCTGAGTGAAAAACAGCCGGCGCAAGTGGCCAGGCTGGTAATGGTTGCGGCCCAGGTACCGCCCACACAGGCTAGCGGGCTGGCCGAGCTGACAGCCGGGTTGAAGTTGGCCACCCTGGACCTCTACTACAACGACAAACCGCTGCTGCAGCGTGCCGCCCAGGAACGCCAGCAGGCCAGCAAGCGCGTCAAGGAAGCGAACTTTCGCCAGGTGTCACTCAACGCCCTGCCCGGCAACAACGCTGCCGAACAGGAACAGTTGGTACGTCGGGTACGTGGCTGGCTCAGTCCACAAAAGTCGGAGTAA
- a CDS encoding DnaJ domain-containing protein: MLWPGTLIGAGAGFAIASIPGAMLGALLGQALDRRLQLQSLGHLRERLGGRPMLRNDELLFVLLGRLAKSDGRVVDGHIYQARQEMRALEMNDFAQKRAIAAFNRGKTGNDRLRGYLRRLGVQPHAAEGVLRACWRMVWADGRGGSAERELLAQWGKWLGWTPEQVQALASDYEPRKRPLPNSGEAYQEAMRMLGVSVTSEPSQIKRAYRRLLSRHHPDKIAGSGASPSQVREATEKTRELHNAYTLIRQRRDFR, from the coding sequence ATGTTGTGGCCAGGGACTCTGATTGGAGCCGGAGCCGGTTTTGCCATCGCCAGCATTCCGGGGGCCATGCTCGGCGCTCTCTTGGGCCAGGCGCTGGATCGCCGATTACAACTGCAAAGCCTTGGGCATCTGCGTGAGCGTTTGGGGGGACGCCCGATGCTGCGCAACGACGAACTGTTGTTTGTGCTGCTCGGGCGTTTGGCCAAGAGTGACGGTCGGGTGGTGGATGGTCATATCTATCAGGCGCGCCAGGAAATGCGCGCGTTGGAGATGAATGACTTTGCACAGAAACGGGCGATTGCTGCGTTCAATCGCGGCAAGACCGGAAATGATCGCTTGCGCGGTTATTTGCGCCGATTAGGTGTGCAACCCCATGCGGCTGAAGGGGTGTTGCGAGCTTGCTGGCGGATGGTCTGGGCAGACGGACGTGGCGGCAGCGCGGAGCGTGAGTTGCTGGCCCAGTGGGGCAAATGGTTGGGCTGGACGCCCGAGCAGGTGCAGGCACTGGCCAGTGATTACGAGCCGCGCAAACGACCTTTGCCCAACAGTGGAGAAGCGTACCAGGAGGCGATGCGCATGCTGGGTGTCTCGGTGACCAGTGAGCCTAGCCAGATCAAACGCGCCTACCGCCGTCTATTGAGTCGCCATCATCCGGACAAAATTGCCGGCAGTGGCGCTTCGCCGTCGCAGGTGCGTGAGGCCACGGAAAAAACCCGCGAGCTGCATAACGCCTACACACTGATTCGCCAGCGCCGGGATTTTCGCTAG
- the murU gene encoding N-acetylmuramate alpha-1-phosphate uridylyltransferase MurU — protein MKAMILAAGKGERMRPLTLTTPKPLVRVGGVPLIEYHLKALAMAGFTEVVINHAWLGQQIEDHLGDGSRFGLTIQYSPEGEPLETGGGIFRALPLLGDQAFVVVNGDIWADYDFTRLRQPLAGLAHLVLVDNPDHHPSGDFTLADGQVRDALPDAATLTYSGIAVLHPQLFAGCTDGAFKLAPLLREAMAQGRVSGERLHGQWVDVGTHERLAQVEHLLQAGR, from the coding sequence ATGAAAGCGATGATTCTGGCGGCGGGTAAGGGCGAGCGTATGCGGCCCTTGACCCTGACTACCCCCAAGCCGCTAGTGCGCGTGGGCGGCGTGCCGTTGATCGAGTACCACCTCAAGGCGCTGGCAATGGCTGGCTTCACTGAAGTGGTGATCAATCATGCATGGTTGGGTCAACAGATCGAAGATCACCTGGGCGATGGTTCGCGTTTTGGCCTGACGATTCAGTACTCGCCGGAAGGCGAGCCGCTGGAGACCGGCGGCGGGATTTTCCGTGCCTTGCCATTGCTGGGCGACCAGGCGTTTGTGGTGGTCAACGGCGATATCTGGGCCGATTACGATTTCACTCGCCTGCGCCAGCCGCTCGCCGGCTTGGCGCATCTGGTATTGGTCGATAACCCGGACCATCACCCGAGTGGTGACTTCACTCTGGCTGACGGGCAAGTGCGGGATGCCCTGCCTGATGCGGCAACTCTGACCTACAGCGGTATTGCCGTGTTGCATCCGCAGCTCTTTGCCGGCTGCACCGACGGCGCGTTCAAGCTGGCGCCGCTGTTGCGCGAGGCCATGGCACAGGGTCGGGTCAGCGGCGAGCGATTGCACGGGCAGTGGGTGGATGTCGGCACCCACGAGCGCCTGGCGCAGGTCGAACATTTGCTGCAAGCGGGTCGCTGA
- a CDS encoding aminoglycoside phosphotransferase family protein: MPDQDVRLQHLKVWLDEQLATVFANEGWGAVPPGTLTAASSDASFRRYFRWEGEGRTFVVMDAPPPQENCKPFVDIAFLLGKSGINVPKIYAEDLERGFLLLNDLGNQTYLDVINGENADDLFKDALQALLAFQQLPMVAPLPSYDVALLRRELELFPEWYVKRELGVEFDSHQQTLWQQASDLLIDSALAQPKVLVHRDYMPRNLMISQPNPGVLDFQDAVYGPVTYDVTCLFKDAFLSWPEARVRGWLEDYWQQAGALNIPVQADFEDFLRASDLMGVQRHLKVIGIFGRICHRDGKPRYLTDVPRFFAYIEAVLARRPELAPLAELLASLRPSAGAAQ; the protein is encoded by the coding sequence ATGCCTGACCAAGATGTACGCTTGCAACACCTGAAAGTTTGGCTCGATGAGCAGTTGGCAACGGTTTTTGCCAATGAAGGTTGGGGAGCCGTCCCCCCGGGAACCTTGACTGCCGCCAGCAGCGACGCGAGTTTCCGCCGTTACTTCCGCTGGGAAGGCGAGGGCAGGACCTTTGTTGTAATGGACGCACCACCGCCCCAGGAAAACTGCAAACCCTTCGTCGATATCGCCTTTTTACTGGGTAAATCCGGTATCAACGTGCCGAAAATCTACGCCGAGGACCTCGAGCGCGGCTTTCTTTTGCTCAATGACCTGGGCAACCAGACCTATCTGGACGTGATCAACGGCGAAAATGCCGATGACTTGTTCAAGGACGCCTTGCAAGCACTGCTGGCTTTTCAGCAGTTGCCGATGGTTGCGCCACTGCCCAGCTATGACGTGGCGCTGTTGCGCCGTGAACTTGAGCTGTTCCCCGAGTGGTACGTGAAGCGCGAACTGGGCGTGGAGTTCGATTCGCACCAGCAAACGCTGTGGCAGCAAGCCAGTGATCTGCTGATCGACAGCGCACTCGCGCAGCCAAAAGTGCTGGTGCACCGTGACTACATGCCGCGCAACCTGATGATCAGCCAGCCTAACCCCGGCGTACTGGATTTCCAGGATGCCGTGTATGGGCCGGTGACCTATGACGTGACCTGCCTGTTCAAGGATGCCTTCCTCAGTTGGCCAGAAGCCCGGGTGCGTGGTTGGCTGGAGGATTACTGGCAGCAGGCCGGCGCACTGAATATTCCCGTGCAGGCGGATTTCGAAGACTTTTTGCGTGCCAGCGACCTGATGGGGGTGCAGCGGCATTTGAAAGTGATCGGGATCTTCGGCCGCATCTGCCATCGCGATGGCAAGCCGCGCTACCTGACTGACGTACCGCGTTTCTTTGCTTATATAGAAGCGGTACTGGCGCGGCGACCGGAGTTGGCGCCATTGGCCGAGTTGCTGGCGAGCCTGCGTCCATCCGCCGGAGCTGCGCAATGA
- a CDS encoding LPS-assembly protein LptD, whose protein sequence is MALKSPAFRKKFPLLVTGSLLALQPLATSFVVAAEQYDCSVSASGAWNCAPKANAAQLPPRPVHDASAVSSENGSATETTVDSDTADKPVLVTEAKGRGLKSRSADYSHLDWVPREQLTAAQLAETGPYCSGAYVEPTRPGMNDKTNKSDAPTFIGAKASRYQQDQQIASLAGDVVMRQGSMQVEADEANLYQAENRGELNGNVRVRDNGALIVGDHADVQLDTGEAKVDNAEYVMHKSRVRGNALYAKRAENAIIRLKDGTYTTCEPNSNAWQLKGNNITLNPATGFGTATNVTLRVKDIPVLYTPYIYFPIDDRRQSGFLPPTIGSGSDTGMLLVTPYYFNLAPNYDATLYPRYMSKRGLLMEGEFRYLTESSEGQLGAAYLNDEDDDRKLQSDYEKTRYMYNWQHKGGLDSRVMTEVDYTKISDPYYFQDLQTDQLGVKSVSDFVNQQGAVSYRGDTYTARINAQAFELASVSNLTPYNRLPQITFNGFLPQTPGGLNFAYQTELVRFDRDLQNGDFVDEDGVASPRLDNNIQGLARATGDRLNLAPTVSLPLDWTYGFVKPQLKYQYTQYQLDLDSIGKTQIAAQNADAAANGIDNVNGQFDSNQNRAVPIASIDSGLYFDRNTQWFGKNYRQTLEPRLFYLYVPEKNQEDIPVFDTSEYTFNYASLFRDNRFSGSDRVGDENKLSLGVTNRWIEDNGFERQRISVGQAMYFKDREVQLPGIDAKDRKDAQANVSPYALEYEYRWNRDWRTTADYNWDPDSHSPRSGSAMFHYQPEDNPNKVINAGYRYRNDQVIYNQNTGKWQFGGDYGTPGQPGYVKDYYKIQQHDFSVIWPVVPQWNAISRWQYDYNRNRTLEAFGGFEYDNCCWKLRLINRYWVSYDEFSQEAPQNEKGDHGIFLQIVLKGLGGVVGTKVESFLDKGIQGYREREDQAF, encoded by the coding sequence ATGGCATTGAAATCCCCCGCGTTTCGTAAAAAATTTCCGTTGTTGGTCACCGGCAGTCTGCTGGCCCTGCAACCACTCGCCACTTCCTTCGTGGTCGCCGCGGAACAGTATGACTGCTCAGTCTCTGCTTCGGGTGCCTGGAATTGCGCACCGAAAGCCAACGCCGCCCAACTGCCTCCTCGCCCGGTACACGATGCCAGCGCAGTCAGCTCGGAGAACGGATCGGCGACCGAGACCACTGTCGACAGCGATACCGCCGACAAGCCGGTACTGGTCACCGAGGCCAAGGGCCGCGGCCTGAAGTCACGCAGTGCCGACTACAGTCACCTCGACTGGGTCCCGCGTGAACAGCTCACCGCTGCGCAACTGGCCGAAACCGGTCCGTATTGCTCGGGTGCCTACGTCGAACCGACTCGTCCTGGCATGAATGACAAGACGAACAAAAGCGATGCGCCAACCTTTATCGGTGCCAAGGCCTCTCGTTATCAGCAAGACCAGCAGATCGCCAGCCTCGCCGGTGACGTAGTCATGCGTCAGGGCAGCATGCAGGTCGAGGCCGACGAGGCCAATCTGTACCAGGCCGAGAACCGTGGCGAACTGAATGGCAACGTGCGAGTACGCGACAACGGTGCGCTGATCGTCGGCGATCACGCCGATGTACAGCTCGACACCGGTGAAGCCAAGGTCGACAACGCCGAATACGTGATGCACAAATCCCGTGTCCGCGGTAACGCGCTGTACGCCAAGCGTGCCGAGAACGCGATCATCCGCCTCAAGGATGGTACGTACACCACGTGCGAGCCGAACAGCAACGCCTGGCAGCTCAAGGGCAACAACATCACCCTGAACCCGGCGACCGGTTTCGGCACCGCGACCAACGTGACACTGCGGGTCAAGGACATTCCGGTCCTGTACACCCCGTACATCTATTTCCCGATCGACGACCGTCGCCAGTCCGGCTTCCTGCCGCCGACCATCGGCAGCGGCAGCGATACCGGGATGCTGCTGGTCACTCCGTACTACTTCAACCTGGCGCCGAACTATGACGCCACGTTGTACCCGCGCTACATGAGCAAGCGCGGCCTGTTGATGGAAGGCGAATTCCGCTACCTGACCGAGTCCAGTGAAGGTCAGCTCGGTGCCGCCTACCTGAACGACGAAGACGACGACCGCAAGCTGCAGTCCGACTACGAAAAAACCCGCTACATGTACAACTGGCAGCACAAGGGTGGCCTGGATTCGCGGGTCATGACCGAAGTCGATTACACCAAGATCAGCGATCCTTACTACTTCCAGGATCTGCAGACCGATCAGTTGGGTGTGAAAAGCGTTTCCGATTTCGTCAACCAGCAAGGTGCCGTCAGCTACCGTGGCGACACCTACACGGCACGTATCAATGCCCAGGCCTTTGAATTGGCGTCGGTATCCAACCTCACACCGTACAACCGCTTGCCGCAGATCACCTTCAACGGTTTCCTGCCACAAACGCCAGGCGGGCTGAACTTCGCCTACCAGACAGAACTGGTGCGCTTTGATCGGGATCTGCAGAACGGCGATTTCGTGGATGAAGATGGCGTTGCATCTCCACGCCTGGACAACAACATCCAGGGCCTGGCGCGCGCCACCGGTGATCGCCTGAACCTGGCGCCTACGGTCAGCTTGCCGCTTGATTGGACATACGGCTTCGTCAAGCCGCAGCTCAAATACCAATACACTCAGTACCAACTGGACCTGGACAGTATCGGCAAAACCCAGATTGCGGCTCAGAATGCGGATGCCGCCGCCAATGGGATTGACAACGTCAACGGCCAATTCGACAGCAACCAGAACCGTGCCGTGCCAATCGCCAGCATTGACAGCGGCCTGTACTTCGACCGCAATACCCAATGGTTCGGCAAGAACTACCGCCAGACCCTGGAACCCCGCCTGTTCTACCTCTACGTCCCGGAGAAGAACCAGGAAGACATTCCAGTATTCGACACCAGCGAATACACCTTCAACTACGCCTCGCTGTTTCGCGACAACCGCTTCTCGGGCTCCGACCGTGTCGGTGACGAGAACAAGCTATCGCTGGGCGTGACCAACCGCTGGATCGAAGACAACGGCTTCGAGCGTCAACGCATCAGCGTCGGCCAGGCCATGTACTTCAAGGATCGCGAAGTCCAATTGCCGGGTATCGATGCAAAAGACCGCAAAGACGCGCAAGCCAACGTCTCGCCTTATGCCCTGGAATACGAATACCGCTGGAACCGCGATTGGCGCACTACCGCCGACTACAACTGGGACCCGGACAGCCACAGCCCTCGCTCGGGCAGTGCGATGTTCCACTACCAGCCTGAAGACAACCCGAACAAGGTTATCAACGCCGGCTATCGCTATCGCAACGACCAGGTGATCTACAACCAGAACACCGGTAAATGGCAGTTTGGCGGCGACTATGGCACTCCGGGGCAGCCTGGCTACGTGAAGGACTACTACAAGATCCAACAGCACGACTTCTCGGTCATCTGGCCTGTCGTGCCGCAATGGAACGCCATCAGCCGCTGGCAGTACGACTACAACCGCAACCGTACGCTGGAAGCCTTCGGTGGTTTCGAATATGACAACTGCTGCTGGAAACTGCGCCTGATCAACCGTTACTGGGTTTCCTACGACGAATTCAGTCAGGAAGCCCCGCAAAACGAGAAAGGCGACCACGGCATTTTCCTCCAAATCGTTCTGAAAGGTCTCGGTGGCGTTGTTGGCACCAAAGTAGAGAGCTTCCTCGACAAAGGCATCCAAGGTTATCGTGAACGTGAAGACCAAGCTTTCTGA
- a CDS encoding peptidylprolyl isomerase: protein MKTKLSDCLRPLMLGALFLSTAASAAVQSIDKVVAIVDNDVVMQSQLDQRVHEVQQTIAKRGSAVPPANVLEQQVLERLIVENLQLQIGERSGIRITDEELNQAIGTIAQRNNMTVEQFRAALSRDGLSYEDARDQVRREMIISRVRQRRVAERIQVSEQEVKNFLASDLGKMQLSEELHLANILIPTPESANSEAIQSAARKAMETYQKLKQGADFAQTAIAISASDNALEGGDMGWRKAAQLPPPFDRELSAMAVGDVTQPARTPGGFIILKLLEKRGGGNQVRDEVHVRHILIKPSEIRSEAETKRLAEKLYERIEAGEDFAELAKSYSEDPGSALNGGDLNWIDPNALVPEFRSVMDKTPQGTLSKPFKSPYGWHVLEVLGRRATDSTTQAREQQAMTVLRNRKYDEELQTWLRQIRDEAYVEIKLPGVDQAAQ from the coding sequence GTGAAGACCAAGCTTTCTGATTGTCTGCGCCCGCTGATGCTGGGCGCGCTGTTCCTGAGTACCGCGGCCAGCGCCGCGGTGCAGTCCATCGACAAGGTCGTGGCCATCGTCGATAACGACGTCGTCATGCAAAGCCAACTGGACCAGCGGGTTCACGAAGTCCAGCAAACCATCGCCAAGCGCGGCTCCGCCGTGCCACCGGCCAACGTGTTGGAGCAGCAGGTACTGGAACGCCTGATCGTTGAGAACCTGCAACTGCAGATCGGCGAACGTTCAGGTATCCGCATTACCGATGAAGAGCTGAACCAGGCGATTGGCACCATTGCCCAGCGCAACAACATGACCGTGGAGCAGTTCCGCGCCGCCCTGTCCCGCGACGGCCTGTCTTATGAAGACGCCCGCGATCAGGTTCGCCGTGAAATGATCATCAGCCGTGTGCGTCAACGCCGTGTGGCCGAGCGCATCCAGGTATCCGAGCAGGAAGTGAAGAACTTCCTCGCCTCGGACCTGGGCAAGATGCAACTCTCCGAAGAGCTGCACCTGGCCAATATCCTGATTCCTACTCCGGAAAGCGCTAACTCCGAAGCGATTCAGAGCGCCGCACGCAAGGCCATGGAAACCTACCAGAAGCTCAAGCAAGGCGCTGACTTCGCCCAAACCGCAATCGCCATCTCGGCCAGCGACAACGCCCTGGAAGGTGGTGACATGGGCTGGCGTAAAGCCGCGCAACTGCCACCTCCGTTCGACCGCGAGCTGAGCGCCATGGCCGTAGGCGATGTGACCCAGCCTGCGCGTACGCCTGGCGGCTTCATCATTCTCAAGCTGCTGGAAAAACGCGGCGGCGGCAATCAGGTACGTGACGAAGTCCACGTCCGTCACATCCTGATCAAGCCAAGCGAAATCCGCAGCGAAGCCGAAACCAAGCGCCTGGCCGAGAAGCTCTACGAGCGTATTGAAGCGGGCGAAGACTTTGCTGAACTGGCAAAAAGCTACTCGGAAGACCCGGGTTCGGCCCTTAACGGCGGCGACCTGAACTGGATCGACCCGAATGCGCTGGTTCCCGAGTTCCGCTCGGTCATGGACAAGACACCGCAAGGCACCCTGTCCAAACCGTTCAAGAGCCCTTACGGCTGGCACGTACTGGAAGTCCTTGGCCGTCGCGCCACCGACAGCACCACCCAGGCTCGCGAACAACAGGCAATGACCGTGCTGCGTAACCGCAAGTACGACGAAGAGCTGCAAACCTGGCTGCGTCAGATCCGTGACGAAGCCTACGTTGAAATCAAACTCCCTGGCGTCGACCAGGCAGCGCAGTGA